One segment of Bacillus alkalisoli DNA contains the following:
- a CDS encoding DUF5696 domain-containing protein: MSKKWILLLIVLIFPIQVIATSLSNEEPETEVTEVQEELSKQTFRYSSNQFTKPERDVSPIEVETSMDGFEQVAQNSTLALYVHPDSLALKIMDQRTGYVWNSGLEEDGDYRLNTRWRNMANSAVTITYVDDKNKEASEDLISNNIKPNMQYIENGFTADIEYKNAGIAFQLQVTLEEDSIVVYVPEEKLTEDGKVKLVSMRLYPFLGAVESKTIDGYMFIPDGSGALMRFGERTSANSPYQAFVYGKDEGYSQVVSDPNNDISPPEKISMPVFGLVHGAKQHGLFTIIESGSFNSELVAYPAGVSTDFNWIYSEYHYRYQYFQPTSRSMSGYRTYQNERNQFDIQQRIAFLADEDADYVGMAKYYQDYLVESGKLAKNEDRADVRLEFLGGEVKKGLIWDTIVEMTSINDLPTYIDKLQQQNVDKMNVVYRGWSKGGLTGTLPKKFPIEKKLGSTSDFEDAINTLEGKEIDLSFYTDYTKAFRGASGYSGSTDVARKINGETMQFKRYDRDYYLLSPSVSLEMAQNDMKEYEKLGISNIAIDSTASMLFSDFNSRRTTNRSDNVTVYTEMHQLLSEELGPLSLYKPNDYLWSETGRYYDIPMYSSNFSFVTDTVPFLQIVLKGYVPYYAPFSNFHFNRDEEVLRMIEYGANPSFYLTTEPSHLLMNTPSRDLYTSQFSVWESEIVRQYELVQESLGQVEGATIESRYVHQKGVVEVTYSNGVSIIVNYTDQPFVTEGFQVEASGFQVMNKGDKTS; the protein is encoded by the coding sequence GTGTCTAAGAAATGGATATTGCTACTAATTGTTCTGATATTCCCAATACAAGTTATTGCGACGTCCTTATCTAATGAAGAACCAGAAACAGAAGTGACGGAAGTACAAGAGGAGCTTTCTAAACAGACGTTCCGATATTCCTCCAATCAGTTTACAAAGCCAGAGAGAGATGTTTCTCCTATTGAAGTAGAAACAAGCATGGATGGCTTTGAACAGGTTGCTCAAAATTCAACATTAGCACTATATGTTCATCCTGATTCTCTAGCTTTGAAAATAATGGATCAAAGAACTGGCTATGTTTGGAACTCAGGTTTAGAGGAAGATGGAGATTATCGTTTAAATACAAGATGGAGAAATATGGCGAATTCTGCTGTGACCATTACGTACGTAGATGATAAAAATAAGGAAGCGAGCGAAGACCTTATCTCCAACAACATTAAGCCTAATATGCAATATATAGAGAATGGCTTTACGGCAGATATTGAATATAAAAATGCAGGTATTGCTTTTCAATTACAAGTTACATTAGAAGAAGATTCCATTGTGGTTTATGTTCCTGAGGAAAAACTAACCGAAGACGGAAAAGTGAAGTTAGTATCTATGCGTCTTTACCCGTTCTTAGGAGCAGTCGAATCCAAAACAATAGATGGATACATGTTTATCCCGGATGGTAGTGGAGCCTTAATGAGATTTGGTGAACGTACAAGTGCTAATTCACCTTATCAAGCATTTGTTTACGGAAAAGATGAAGGCTATTCTCAAGTAGTCTCTGACCCAAACAATGATATAAGCCCACCAGAAAAAATTTCGATGCCAGTATTTGGACTCGTACACGGGGCAAAACAACATGGATTATTCACGATTATTGAAAGCGGAAGCTTTAATAGCGAACTTGTCGCATATCCAGCTGGTGTATCGACAGATTTCAACTGGATTTATTCTGAGTATCATTATCGTTACCAATACTTCCAACCAACTAGTAGAAGTATGAGCGGTTATAGAACGTATCAAAATGAAAGAAATCAGTTCGATATTCAACAAAGAATTGCATTTTTAGCGGACGAGGATGCTGATTATGTAGGAATGGCTAAATACTATCAAGACTATTTAGTCGAATCTGGAAAGCTCGCGAAAAATGAAGACCGTGCGGATGTACGATTAGAATTTTTAGGCGGCGAAGTGAAAAAAGGATTAATATGGGATACCATTGTTGAAATGACTAGTATTAATGACTTGCCAACATATATCGATAAGCTTCAACAACAAAATGTAGATAAAATGAATGTTGTTTATCGTGGATGGTCAAAAGGTGGGTTAACTGGTACCTTACCGAAAAAGTTCCCAATCGAAAAGAAATTAGGTAGTACTTCTGACTTTGAAGATGCTATTAACACTTTAGAAGGAAAAGAAATTGATCTTTCTTTCTACACAGATTATACAAAGGCGTTTAGAGGGGCTTCTGGTTATTCTGGAAGCACGGATGTAGCTAGAAAAATAAATGGAGAAACGATGCAATTTAAAAGGTATGACAGAGACTACTATTTATTAAGTCCGTCAGTTTCTCTTGAAATGGCACAAAACGACATGAAAGAATACGAAAAACTAGGTATTTCTAACATAGCAATTGATTCAACAGCTAGCATGTTATTTTCTGATTTCAATTCTAGAAGAACAACGAATCGTTCCGACAATGTAACTGTCTATACAGAAATGCATCAATTATTATCAGAAGAGCTTGGGCCTTTATCTTTATATAAGCCGAATGATTATTTATGGTCAGAGACAGGGCGTTACTACGATATTCCAATGTATTCTTCTAATTTTAGTTTTGTAACGGATACGGTTCCGTTTTTGCAAATTGTATTAAAGGGATATGTACCATATTACGCTCCGTTTTCAAACTTCCACTTTAATAGGGATGAAGAAGTGTTAAGAATGATAGAATATGGTGCAAACCCATCGTTCTATTTAACAACGGAACCATCTCATTTATTGATGAATACACCTTCAAGAGATTTATATACGTCACAATTTTCTGTATGGGAAAGTGAAATTGTAAGACAGTATGAACTTGTTCAGGAAAGTCTTGGTCAAGTGGAAGGTGCTACGATTGAAAGTCGTTATGTTCACCAAAAAGGTGTAGTGGAAGTGACCTACTCAAACGGAGTATCTATCATTGTCAACTATACGGATCAACCGTTTGTGACAGAAGGGTTTCAAGTAGAGGCATCTGGTTTTCAGGTCATGAACAAGGGGGATAAGACATCATGA
- a CDS encoding YIP1 family protein, translating to MRKTFIVVFCLLLIGLFPIHSSAAGSVPYKTETLSADGNVIETQTAYVPIGIFENDAEIVSPEHVFIDENDYIYIADSGTQSVTKFDEQGNELLKFGEGILQQPLGVFVNHENDVYVADYAAEKVFRFSESGELVMEYGRPDSPLFGKRTTFKPQKVSVDLRGNIYIISEGSTNGIIQINQDGSFLGFYGVNNSRPSLLTFLQDLITTQNQKANLFMKVPPAPTNITIDEKGLIYTITSGTDWEVIRKLNIAGSNMLPSAITEVSNLRDLTIGHIGNIYTIGNDGKIYEYDRFGNLLFIFGGREDETNRNGLFMQPTSIEVDNLGRLYIADKEKGTVQIFEPTDFTAKLHEGLALYAEGFYVESQDNWTEILNLNSSFGLAHTAMGQAFYKQQQYDEALEEFRLAENKVGYSDAYWEIRQSWMQQNLSKVFLLLVGLFILWSAVKFVDKKKGILQPAKDILTKVKNQKLISELLFILKFMKHPIDSFYYIKRANKVSVLAATILYIILFIEYLMKIYWTGFLFSNRSLVDINLFMEIGTLFVPIFLFITANYLVSTITDGEGRFKDIYIGTIYSLVPVILFLVPIAIVSNALTINESFIYTFSMQIITVWSAIILFIMIQEIHNFTFFETIRNILVTIFTMLIIVLVFFVIYVLLDQVYDFVLSIIQEVILRV from the coding sequence ATGAGGAAAACGTTCATCGTGGTGTTTTGCCTTCTGTTAATAGGTTTGTTTCCCATACATTCCTCTGCAGCCGGTTCTGTTCCGTATAAGACAGAAACTTTATCGGCTGATGGAAATGTTATCGAAACGCAAACAGCATATGTTCCAATCGGAATATTTGAAAATGATGCAGAGATTGTATCTCCAGAACATGTCTTTATCGATGAAAATGACTATATATACATTGCTGATTCTGGTACACAATCCGTAACAAAGTTTGATGAACAAGGAAATGAATTATTGAAATTTGGTGAAGGAATCCTTCAGCAGCCTTTAGGCGTGTTTGTAAATCATGAGAATGATGTGTATGTAGCCGATTATGCGGCCGAAAAAGTGTTTCGATTTTCAGAAAGTGGGGAGCTCGTTATGGAATACGGGCGTCCTGACTCTCCTTTATTCGGAAAGAGGACAACTTTTAAACCTCAAAAAGTTTCTGTAGATTTACGCGGAAATATTTACATTATTAGTGAAGGATCGACGAACGGTATCATTCAAATAAATCAAGATGGTTCGTTCCTAGGGTTTTACGGAGTAAATAACTCTCGTCCATCACTTTTAACATTCTTGCAAGATTTAATTACAACACAAAATCAAAAAGCAAATTTATTCATGAAGGTTCCTCCTGCACCTACGAACATCACGATTGATGAAAAAGGATTAATTTATACAATCACTTCTGGTACAGACTGGGAAGTAATTCGAAAGTTAAATATCGCTGGATCCAATATGTTACCTTCTGCTATTACAGAAGTTAGCAACTTACGTGATCTTACGATTGGTCATATCGGAAACATTTATACAATCGGTAATGATGGAAAAATTTATGAATATGATCGATTCGGAAATCTACTATTTATATTTGGTGGGAGAGAAGATGAAACGAATCGTAATGGTCTTTTCATGCAGCCTACTAGTATAGAGGTGGATAACCTAGGTAGATTATATATTGCAGATAAAGAAAAAGGTACGGTTCAGATTTTTGAGCCAACCGATTTTACGGCAAAGCTACATGAAGGTCTCGCTTTATATGCAGAAGGTTTTTATGTGGAAAGCCAAGATAATTGGACAGAAATATTAAATTTGAACTCATCCTTTGGCTTAGCGCATACTGCAATGGGCCAAGCCTTCTATAAACAACAACAATACGATGAGGCATTAGAAGAATTTAGATTAGCAGAAAATAAAGTTGGCTATTCAGACGCGTATTGGGAAATTCGTCAAAGCTGGATGCAACAAAATTTAAGTAAAGTTTTTTTACTACTTGTAGGGCTATTTATTTTATGGTCTGCTGTGAAATTTGTCGATAAGAAGAAAGGCATCCTTCAACCGGCGAAAGACATTTTAACAAAAGTGAAAAACCAAAAGCTAATATCGGAGCTTTTATTCATCCTTAAGTTTATGAAACATCCAATTGATAGTTTCTACTATATAAAGAGGGCGAATAAGGTCTCGGTTTTAGCTGCAACGATTCTATACATTATTTTATTTATAGAATACTTAATGAAGATCTATTGGACTGGTTTCTTATTCTCCAATAGAAGTCTAGTCGACATTAATCTATTTATGGAAATAGGTACACTGTTTGTTCCTATCTTCTTATTTATCACTGCTAACTATTTAGTTAGTACGATAACAGATGGAGAAGGGAGATTTAAAGATATTTATATTGGAACCATTTATTCCTTAGTTCCAGTTATTTTATTCTTAGTCCCAATTGCCATCGTGTCCAATGCATTAACAATAAACGAATCGTTTATTTACACGTTCTCCATGCAGATTATTACGGTATGGTCTGCGATTATACTATTCATAATGATTCAAGAGATTCATAATTTTACGTTCTTCGAGACGATCCGTAATATACTTGTAACAATTTTTACGATGCTAATAATCGTTCTTGTATTCTTTGTAATCTATGTTTTACTTGACCAAGTTTATGACTTTGTACTATCGATCATTCAGGAGGTGATTCTTCGTGTCTAA
- a CDS encoding carbohydrate ABC transporter permease → MSSFHGTKLNPDKYHRSQLKFYLFLIPLAIFMVLPIIFIISHAFKPLDELFAYPPRFFAEKPTMQNFADLFSLTNATGVPISRYLFNSIVVTSVVVFLTVLISTMAGYVLSKKRFKLKKTIFEINTLALMFVPAAVGIPRYLLIEEVGLLDTFFVHIFPLLAMPVGLFLVKQFIDQIPNELIEAAQMDGASDFRIFATIIVPLVKPAIATIAILSFQMVWNNAETSVLYVNDENLKTFAFFMSTLASDTGNSVAGQGMSAAASLIMFIPNLVIFIFLQSKVMNTMAHSGIK, encoded by the coding sequence ATGTCTTCATTTCATGGGACGAAGTTAAATCCAGATAAATATCATCGAAGTCAATTGAAATTTTATCTTTTTCTTATTCCTTTAGCGATATTTATGGTTTTACCAATAATCTTTATCATATCTCACGCATTTAAACCTTTAGATGAGTTATTTGCTTATCCACCAAGGTTTTTTGCAGAAAAACCGACAATGCAAAACTTTGCTGATTTGTTTTCACTTACAAATGCAACAGGTGTTCCGATATCGAGATACTTGTTTAATAGTATTGTAGTAACTTCAGTAGTAGTTTTCCTTACAGTTTTAATTAGTACGATGGCAGGTTATGTTCTTTCTAAAAAAAGATTTAAATTAAAGAAGACAATCTTTGAAATAAATACACTTGCTTTAATGTTTGTGCCAGCTGCAGTAGGAATACCACGTTATTTATTAATTGAAGAGGTTGGCTTACTTGATACATTTTTTGTTCACATTTTTCCTTTACTTGCAATGCCAGTAGGCCTCTTCTTAGTGAAGCAATTTATTGATCAAATACCAAATGAATTAATAGAGGCAGCTCAAATGGATGGCGCTTCCGATTTCCGTATATTCGCCACCATTATCGTACCTTTAGTAAAACCTGCGATTGCGACCATTGCGATTCTTTCATTCCAAATGGTTTGGAATAACGCAGAAACATCTGTCCTATACGTTAATGATGAAAACTTAAAGACATTTGCCTTCTTTATGTCAACATTAGCATCAGATACTGGTAACTCTGTAGCAGGTCAAGGGATGTCAGCTGCGGCATCGTTAATCATGTTTATTCCGAACTTAGTTATTTTCATTTTCTTACAAAGTAAGGTAATGAACACAATGGCACATTCAGGTATTAAGTAA
- a CDS encoding carbohydrate ABC transporter permease produces the protein MKNNQHLSTSIFLAPYMILFFTFIIIPVVVAIALSFTYFNAIQMPTFVGFLNYVNLLTQDHIFMQYVLPNTLIFAFIVGPGGYILAFILAWTLAQIPKLPRTILALIIFSPSMTAGVAMGVVWKIIFSGDEFGYLNNLLIRMGMIYEPIQFLQSPEHLMTIMIVVTLWGSMGVGFLAMLSGVLNINKEVFEAGYIDGISNRFQEIIYITIPSMKPQMFFGAVMAIVGTFQAGAIGVELSGANPTPQYSGQLMVNHLEDFGFIRYEMGYAAAISVLLLLFIYFFAKIASKLFSEKD, from the coding sequence ATGAAAAATAATCAGCATTTAAGTACATCCATATTTCTGGCCCCTTATATGATTCTGTTTTTTACGTTTATTATTATCCCAGTAGTAGTGGCCATTGCATTATCGTTTACGTACTTTAACGCAATCCAAATGCCAACGTTTGTAGGATTTTTAAACTATGTCAATTTATTAACGCAAGACCATATCTTTATGCAATACGTACTACCTAATACATTGATATTTGCATTTATAGTAGGACCAGGAGGATACATTCTTGCCTTTATCCTAGCTTGGACACTGGCACAAATTCCAAAGCTACCAAGAACCATTCTTGCCTTAATAATTTTCTCCCCTTCCATGACAGCTGGTGTTGCCATGGGAGTGGTGTGGAAAATCATTTTTAGTGGTGACGAATTTGGATACTTAAATAACCTTTTAATTAGAATGGGTATGATCTATGAACCTATTCAATTCCTTCAATCACCAGAACATCTTATGACAATTATGATTGTGGTAACTTTATGGGGAAGCATGGGTGTTGGATTTTTAGCGATGCTATCTGGAGTCTTAAATATTAACAAGGAAGTATTTGAGGCTGGTTATATCGATGGAATAAGTAATCGATTCCAGGAAATCATCTATATCACGATTCCCTCGATGAAACCGCAAATGTTCTTCGGCGCCGTAATGGCAATTGTTGGAACATTCCAAGCTGGAGCAATCGGGGTTGAATTATCAGGAGCGAACCCTACTCCGCAATATTCCGGACAACTTATGGTTAACCATTTAGAAGACTTTGGTTTTATTCGTTATGAAATGGGATATGCTGCGGCAATTTCTGTATTGTTATTACTATTTATTTACTTTTTTGCGAAAATTGCCAGTAAGTTATTTTCAGAAAAAGACTAA
- a CDS encoding extracellular solute-binding protein, whose product MKYKALLGSLLLLLLMPHTTIHAETGDLIEQSTEQLIEPHYRLVLNEWENNNLGSTALFERAISPISFENIDELQLVQAAKSYGYNNSVVYWDNEQTVSFEVEVNQSGLYEIGFDYYPLGDLIMPIEGAIKVNGEFPYFESRRIVFPVDWENEVNKFELDRYNNEIVPNQKPIERWYQMKATDAKHFHARPLKFYLEAGKNTISLSNLKGEMLVGNAYITSLKQVPTYQEYIGESNQDVVSTLYTIEAEHPLKKNSSYIRPFAVNSISVYPYDTKRSLLNSFGGESWSVSGDTVTWEINAEEEGYYHLSFKAFQNKQTGAPVFRTLLVNGTIPFQEVEQYRFDNSKKWYNETFSDESGEPYKFYLNKGTNTLTLKADASPFGRVIFTVEDIMKGIEQLSLSIRKLTGNQLDQNRDWNISEYIPGIEESLLEWADLLEQERTYLNEISGGKESTESVSLRISVDKLKALANKPDEIPFRLSELSEGSNSAAQLLGNLMIDLQKQPLLLDRIYVHGEEELPKANASFFARAKDSIVNFYYSFTQDNMAVSNVEEGTVEVWVNRPRQFVDLLQHMLDQKFTPETGIKVKLSLMPSENKLILASAANSQPDLALGISNWLPYELAIRGAAVDLRQFDEFATVGQQFSPGAFLPLIVEDSVYALPETQDFFVQFYRKDILDSLNIPVPDTWDDVVSILPELQRYGLNYYTPIAGAVAFKPFQTTAPYIYQFGGDLYKEDGIGTLIDSEEALRGIQFMTELNTIYSTPLQVPNFYNHFRYSTLPIGIGTFSEYVQLTAAAPEISGWWDISLHPGVKQEDGSVARWATGSAQASMIFEGDLKEEAWEVLKWWMSTETQVEYARSLQTLYGPEYMWNTANLHAFNRLPWPDEFKATILEQWEHLREVPKTPYSYMVEREISNVWNKVVFDGENIRSAVDDSVITIDREMRRKLEEFGYMENGKVVKPYTIPTIEKVERWLGTDNEK is encoded by the coding sequence ATGAAATATAAGGCTTTATTAGGGTCGTTACTTTTACTTTTATTGATGCCACATACAACTATTCATGCTGAGACTGGGGATCTAATCGAGCAATCGACCGAACAATTAATAGAGCCTCATTATCGTCTTGTCCTCAACGAATGGGAGAATAATAATCTAGGTAGCACTGCTCTTTTTGAGCGTGCTATCTCTCCTATTTCATTTGAAAATATAGATGAACTTCAGCTAGTACAAGCAGCAAAAAGCTATGGCTACAATAATAGTGTAGTCTATTGGGATAATGAACAAACCGTAAGTTTTGAAGTGGAAGTCAATCAATCTGGGTTATATGAAATCGGATTCGATTATTATCCGCTTGGTGATTTAATTATGCCAATAGAAGGTGCAATTAAAGTAAATGGGGAATTTCCATATTTTGAAAGTAGACGTATTGTTTTTCCTGTTGATTGGGAAAATGAAGTAAATAAATTTGAACTTGATCGTTATAACAATGAAATAGTACCAAACCAAAAACCTATTGAACGCTGGTATCAAATGAAAGCGACAGATGCTAAACATTTTCATGCACGACCGCTTAAGTTTTATTTAGAAGCAGGGAAAAATACAATTTCCTTATCGAATCTTAAAGGTGAAATGTTAGTAGGAAATGCTTATATCACTTCACTAAAGCAAGTACCAACTTATCAAGAATATATTGGTGAATCAAATCAAGATGTTGTGTCTACACTTTACACAATAGAGGCGGAACATCCTTTAAAGAAAAACAGTTCTTATATACGACCTTTTGCAGTAAATAGTATCTCCGTATATCCATACGATACGAAACGATCTCTCCTAAACTCATTTGGTGGTGAATCTTGGAGTGTTTCAGGGGATACAGTGACTTGGGAAATTAATGCAGAAGAAGAGGGGTATTATCATCTTTCTTTTAAAGCATTTCAAAATAAACAAACGGGAGCACCCGTATTCCGAACTCTTCTTGTGAACGGAACTATTCCTTTCCAAGAGGTAGAACAGTATCGATTTGATAACAGCAAAAAATGGTACAACGAAACGTTTAGTGATGAATCTGGCGAACCTTATAAATTCTATTTGAATAAGGGGACGAACACACTTACGTTAAAGGCAGATGCTTCTCCTTTTGGAAGAGTTATTTTTACAGTAGAAGACATCATGAAAGGTATCGAACAACTATCACTTTCCATTCGAAAGTTAACTGGTAATCAGCTCGATCAAAATAGAGATTGGAATATTAGTGAATACATTCCGGGAATTGAAGAATCATTATTAGAATGGGCAGACCTTTTAGAACAAGAAAGAACTTATTTAAATGAAATTAGTGGAGGTAAGGAATCTACAGAGAGTGTTTCATTAAGAATAAGTGTGGACAAGCTAAAAGCTTTGGCAAATAAACCAGATGAAATTCCGTTCCGACTGTCGGAACTTTCTGAAGGGTCTAATTCAGCTGCACAATTATTAGGAAATCTAATGATTGACTTACAAAAGCAGCCACTTTTATTAGATCGTATATATGTACATGGGGAAGAAGAGTTACCTAAAGCGAATGCAAGCTTTTTTGCTAGAGCGAAAGATTCTATCGTGAATTTCTACTATTCTTTCACGCAAGATAACATGGCAGTTTCTAATGTAGAAGAAGGAACAGTAGAAGTTTGGGTGAACCGTCCAAGGCAATTCGTAGACCTTCTTCAACATATGTTAGATCAAAAATTCACGCCAGAGACAGGAATTAAAGTAAAACTTTCATTAATGCCTAGTGAAAATAAACTTATTCTTGCAAGTGCTGCGAATAGCCAGCCTGACTTAGCATTAGGTATAAGTAACTGGCTACCTTATGAATTAGCAATTCGTGGAGCAGCTGTTGATTTAAGGCAGTTTGATGAGTTTGCAACTGTAGGACAGCAGTTTTCACCTGGAGCTTTCTTACCGCTAATCGTAGAAGATTCGGTATATGCTCTTCCAGAAACACAGGATTTCTTCGTCCAGTTTTACCGAAAAGATATTTTAGATTCTTTAAATATACCTGTTCCAGATACGTGGGATGACGTTGTTAGTATTCTACCAGAGCTTCAACGCTACGGACTGAACTACTATACACCAATAGCTGGTGCAGTAGCCTTCAAACCATTCCAAACAACAGCACCATATATTTATCAATTTGGTGGAGATTTATACAAAGAAGATGGAATTGGCACTTTGATTGACAGTGAAGAAGCGTTACGTGGAATACAATTCATGACAGAGTTAAATACGATTTATAGTACACCATTACAAGTTCCGAACTTCTATAATCACTTTAGATATTCCACATTGCCAATTGGTATTGGAACATTTTCGGAGTATGTTCAGCTAACAGCAGCAGCGCCTGAAATTTCTGGTTGGTGGGATATTTCCCTTCACCCTGGAGTAAAACAGGAAGACGGCTCAGTAGCTAGATGGGCGACTGGTTCCGCTCAAGCTTCTATGATTTTTGAAGGTGACTTAAAAGAAGAAGCTTGGGAAGTATTGAAGTGGTGGATGTCTACAGAGACTCAAGTTGAGTATGCAAGAAGCTTACAAACACTTTACGGTCCAGAGTATATGTGGAACACAGCGAATTTACATGCATTTAACAGATTACCTTGGCCAGACGAGTTTAAAGCTACGATATTAGAACAATGGGAACATTTAAGAGAAGTACCGAAAACACCGTACTCTTATATGGTAGAACGTGAAATAAGTAATGTATGGAACAAGGTTGTCTTCGATGGAGAAAATATTCGCTCCGCAGTGGATGACTCTGTAATTACGATTGATCGAGAAATGAGACGTAAGTTAGAGGAATTTGGTTATATGGAAAATGGGAAAGTGGTCAAACCATATACGATTCCAACGATTGAGAAAGTGGAAAGGTGGCTAGGAACAGATAATGAAAAATAA
- a CDS encoding ABC transporter substrate-binding protein, whose protein sequence is MKKLTLLITVLFLTAFIVGCSSNNTDNSTTDKNKNDNVTDSKEEVTLKVASWRFGTEEDNNLERQMIQAFMEDYPHIKIEIDESIADPWNDSLATAASAGNLPDVFEIADIPVAIQNEWLYDLSEIVAGDADFDSISESVKDVLYHDDKVIALPSGQHFLGYYVNKDLYDRQNLDAPEYGMSIDEFSDAIRSVTDISNGVIGLNQPFSIIEWYPAAANDNMGIYTFNDGQVNLNSNEFIRGINFANSIVSNNYVWDEGLSDAQKANFNGENATEVWNQGNVGFFFDGSWSIGWMAEQSDFNWDFVGIPGGRTVVVNDFMGISKSTKHAEEAYLFTKYMTYGKEGFMKRLAVADANGEKINNLPISTDQEVLDEFFSRLDVPGILEAYNYIDNGVANLPKIVPGYIDARWNAPTGVQLNAEIPNASIGQLIDASVRGEVKIEDYISQLNDLANQKLQEGADALN, encoded by the coding sequence ATGAAAAAGTTAACTTTATTAATCACAGTTTTATTTCTAACTGCGTTTATTGTGGGATGTTCATCAAACAATACAGATAATTCCACAACAGACAAAAATAAAAACGACAACGTAACAGACAGTAAGGAAGAAGTAACGCTTAAAGTTGCAAGCTGGAGATTTGGTACGGAAGAAGATAACAACTTAGAAAGACAAATGATTCAAGCTTTTATGGAAGATTATCCACATATCAAAATTGAAATTGATGAATCAATCGCAGATCCTTGGAATGACTCTTTAGCAACTGCTGCAAGTGCTGGAAATCTTCCAGATGTATTTGAAATAGCAGATATTCCTGTAGCAATCCAAAACGAGTGGTTATATGACTTAAGTGAAATCGTTGCGGGTGACGCTGATTTTGATAGTATCTCTGAATCCGTTAAAGATGTATTATACCATGATGATAAAGTAATCGCGCTTCCATCTGGACAGCATTTCTTAGGCTACTATGTGAACAAAGATCTTTACGATAGACAAAACCTAGATGCTCCAGAATACGGAATGTCCATTGATGAGTTTTCTGATGCAATTCGTAGTGTTACTGATATTTCTAATGGGGTTATTGGTTTAAACCAACCATTCTCCATTATTGAATGGTATCCAGCTGCTGCAAATGATAACATGGGAATTTACACATTCAACGATGGTCAAGTTAACTTAAACAGCAATGAATTTATTCGTGGAATTAACTTTGCGAATAGTATCGTTTCTAACAACTATGTATGGGATGAAGGGTTATCAGATGCACAAAAAGCAAACTTCAATGGTGAAAATGCAACAGAAGTATGGAATCAAGGTAATGTTGGTTTCTTCTTCGATGGAAGTTGGTCAATCGGTTGGATGGCTGAGCAATCTGACTTTAACTGGGACTTTGTTGGTATCCCTGGTGGAAGAACGGTAGTAGTAAATGACTTCATGGGAATTTCTAAATCTACAAAGCATGCGGAAGAAGCTTACCTTTTCACGAAATACATGACTTATGGTAAAGAAGGATTCATGAAGCGTTTAGCAGTTGCAGATGCAAATGGAGAGAAAATAAACAACTTACCAATTTCTACAGACCAAGAAGTATTAGATGAATTCTTTTCAAGATTAGATGTACCTGGGATTTTAGAAGCTTACAATTACATCGATAACGGTGTTGCTAACTTACCGAAAATTGTACCTGGTTATATTGATGCACGTTGGAATGCACCAACAGGTGTGCAGTTAAATGCAGAAATTCCAAATGCAAGTATCGGGCAGTTAATTGATGCAAGTGTAAGAGGAGAAGTGAAAATTGAAGATTACATTTCTCAATTAAACGATTTAGCGAACCAAAAGTTACAAGAAGGTGCTGACGCACTAAATTAG